Proteins found in one Oreochromis niloticus isolate F11D_XX linkage group LG22, O_niloticus_UMD_NMBU, whole genome shotgun sequence genomic segment:
- the LOC109200377 gene encoding sentrin-specific protease 1-like produces MESTIGNGCFELITKIVQSKGISIYIENLYVTRTWLAPYGCYPLQSFPTDAQRMDIIVLPLWTPGHFQLCVLRPPKREILFLDPLYTKAGFGGQQYVSLLRNLAVKIIPGQWSEKKSFDLKGFPSQDYGVDCGIFMLMSALYVALDAPFDYTISDMPYLRKWWCLLLMENFDLRSSGKLFAHWREEAKAVLEGQHVPIFRLKKRKFQEVSQEPAVVEDLRPAVQWVVQNKALFRGHVTMPKYLSLNQGDQQRVLRDMSEEEDTGARHLFLFVFQFAEDMELFLKACADEQGLRVSAMFDM; encoded by the exons attGGAAATGGTTGTTTTGAGCTTATCACTAAAATTGTTCAGTCAAAG GGGATAAGCATTTACATAGAAAATCTGTATGTCACCCGGACTTGGCTTGCACCCTATGGCTGTTATCCATTGCAGTCCTTTCCT ACTGATGCTCAGAGGATGGACATCATAGTTCTCCCTCTCTGGACACCTGGTCATTTCCAGTTGTGT GTACTGAGGCCACCTAAAAGAGAAATCCTCTTTCTTGACCCATTATACACAAAGGCAGGATTTGGTGGCCAACAATATGTTTCACTTTTGAG GAATCTTGCAGTGAAGATCATTCCCGGGCAGTGGtcagaaaaaaagagctttgacTTGAAG GGTTTTCCAAGCCAAGACTATGGAGTTGACTGTGGGATCTTCATGCTGATG TCTGCTCTGTACGTGGCACTGGATGCACCATTTGACTATACTATA TCAGACATGCCCTACTTGCGTAAATGGTGGTGCTTGCTGTTGATGGAGAACTTTGATCTCAGAAG CTCTGGCAAGCTATTTGCACACTGGAGAGAGGAAGCCAAAGCTGTGCTTGAAGGACAACACGTGCCCATTTTCAGACTGAAAAAGCGCAAGTTCCAGGAAGTCAGTCAG GAGCCAGCAGTTGTTGAAGATCTGCGTCCTGCTGTGCAGTGGGTTGTCCAAAATAAGGCACTTTTCCGTGGACACGTAACAATGCCAAAATATCTGTCCTTAAATCAAGGGGACCAGCAGAGGGTCTTAAGAGACATGTCAGAGGAAGAAGACACTGGAGCAAGGCACttgttcctctttgtttttcagtttgcagaAGACATGGAGCTCTTTTTGAAAGCATGTGCTGATGAGCAGGGACTAAGGGTCAGTGCTATGTTTGACATGTAA